From Alligator mississippiensis isolate rAllMis1 chromosome 1, rAllMis1, whole genome shotgun sequence:
ATCCTTACTCAGCAATTCAAAACAGCTTTCCAATAGCAGCCAAGAAAGACCTCAGGGAAATTTCTCCCCAACCCTTACATCCCAAAttctaaaatagaaaaagaaaagacataaATGTTTATACGActacagcaacagcaacagcaacctTCCCAGGCATTTTTTTCACTTCACCACTTTCCATAgagtttataaataaaataattaatcaaGTGAGTTGCTTGTCTATTTTCAATCTACATATCTACCTCAAAATATATATGAAGAGATCGTGTCTCTACTCATACCAATAAGAATTTTAACATAAACATCAACTGATTCAGTTGTTCACCCAAACTGTAGAACCACAGATATGGTAACTGAAACACCATGATGACAGGTACAGACTGTGGACCTAGCATAAGCCTAAACTACAGATAATATGTGCTGAGGCTTATACAGATAGAAGTACTTAACATATAATCAATAAGCAGTAACCTGGAAATATGGAACAAGGTCCATTGGTCAATGACACCAGTATCGGGctaaaaaatgtttatttgatTATTAGAACAAGCCATTTATAAATACAAGGTATAGACTAGAGGGAAAACTGaagaactcagcaaattcaaaAAGATCTCCTGCCAGTCTGTAAGCTACCTCTCTCCTGAGTGTCTCCAGCTGGTGTAGCTTGCTGTTGTGGGTAGCTACATAGGCGCTGGAATGTGTTTATTCTTGTACTTCTGGGATGTAACAACAAAAAGGCAGGCAGTAGATTGGTCTCTTGCCTTCTTTCTGAAATGGGTGCTGATACTCAAAAGAACTCTAACTTGTACCTTAAGTTTGTGCCTAAATGGTAATCATTAAGGGACTTGTAGCTGCACCTTAATTCCATGTCTAAGCTTGCAAAAGAGGCACTGATCATACATGGGCTGTAGTCTTCTCTCTCCAGAGGCCAGACAGTCCCAAGTGTCTGGTAACAAAAGCTGTTATACCAGCATTTGTAAGGAGAGATAGATCTTAATGGTCTTCAGTGAAGATATGGTTTTCAGACTTACTCTATTAATGGTGCTCCGTAAAGGACAATAATTCCATGAAACACGATGCAGGACATGAAGAAGTATATGCAGCATTTTAGAAATCTAGatatctgaaaaaaggaaaaaataatttaataaaatatcaGGGTAATCATCTATATTAAATTCTACAAATACATAACTAATTAACTACATAATCATTTGGTTGAAACTAGATATTTAATATGCAAGAGGTCCTGATTATTTTAAAgtaataacttaaaaaaataaacccttcTTGGTTTGAAATTGTTTTGTCTACTGCACTCTTATAACAAGTAGTACATCCAATGATTGCAATGACTACAACTGTAAAGGTAAATGAGGAAAAAAGTCTGTTTCTCAGCTTGGTTCCTCTGCACATTTAACATTATTTATTAGAATCGTTCACATAGCATAAAGGGGGAGGGCAGGATCAATATAGAAAAATGCACTAGTTCAGTCAATCAGTGCTTTACCAGACATTCTGTGCACAAAAGTATTGCCTTCAAATGTCTGGCTTGTCCAAGACTGAAAAGCATTAAATTTTCAATGAACTAGTCCTTTGGCTCAGCTACAGAGGCAGGgaagactgaaaaaaaagtctttgagcTACttttctgctcccctgccctggttTGGTTGGGTTCTGGATTGTGTTCCACTCCCAGTACCACAAACTACAATATGCAATGCCTTCTTTAAAATGAAGATGTTGGTGGGTACTGATGTGTTTGTTCAAATGACACTAAAActgtgtccagacgagcatggccatgcggtatgtggtgccgcagactgCACATTCAGTTGCTCTCCACGCtacaagggagcagcacagatggtttttttgacccctggatatctgaATATATCCacggagaaaaaaaatacagcagtgTACTCACAAGCAGCACTCACCACTCAAAAATGGAGCCAGGCAAGCCAGAGCCACACTGCGGATGCCAGCCAAGCTCCATGCAGCAaaattgccactgctggagccccaggaggcccctaggaccccagataaggttgcctgggccagcccagtgctggccccagcctcccctaccacccctggggtaacttgctgaaGCATGCATAACATGCACATTCCCCGGGGAcaattagcagcagcacaaggtgtcccactgctagttgtccctggggaaacaaacatccatacACGTGTGGATGCAGCCTAACTGTCCATTTTAACCGTATTGAACATTCAAGTTTGCTTAACGTTACCTTTATTCAATAATTTGTGAAGCTCTTTTAAAAATGATTCAATGCTCTTTTCTACCTTAGATTATTGATACCTATTGACAACTTTTAGCTGTGGAGAGATACGTTCATAATGCTGGCTTCAGCCCTGACTCTACAATGAGCTCCAGGCATGCAGTCTTCTGTACCCACACTGACTTTTCTCAGAGTGAAGTCTGTTGGAGGTTCAAAGAAAGTCTTAAATACTTTCAGAAGACAGACTAAGAAGTACTGTATATCTGAATGCTTTTAGGTGTGAGAGAAAGTTTAGCATCTGTGAAAACTAAAAACCCATTTCAGAAGGTACTACACTTAGCCAGAACTTCACTAACACTTGAATTTATTTTGCTCTTTCATTTTCCCACTTGGTTCCTTCAGTACAAAAAGTCAGTTCTTCAGTTCTCCCTAAATGCCCTTAGTGTTAACTTAACTGTATAAAGTCTTACCTTGTGAGCAAATGAACTTCTCTTAGAAGATGGATTTGGTTTTactattatatataaaaatatatttacagtAGTGACACAAGCAGAACAAATACACAACCAGGTAAGGTGTGTTCCCAAAACTGAGAAGTTCTCCAAGAAGAAAGATGGAACGACAGTTGACAGAATAATGGAAACCACACAGAAAATGTGGGCAAAGAGGAGTTTCTTTATTTCTGTATCTTTCATTATGTTATTTGTTGAATATTCACCCTATAAAAAACAAATTTTAGTTAGTTATTGAAAAATAAGTGGTACTAGAAGACACTATTTTTCCTAGTTAAAATATGTAGTAAAACACACTGTGGTCTGCTGTTAATTAGCAAACTCAGTTTAGGGGCAATCCAGATGTTCCCCTGTAAAGAAAGTTTTGGAGGGTCATGAATTcatgtgggtgatatcttttatggaaccaactgtatagttgggagtcATACAGAAAGGCTTTTGGGCATGAAGTACTCTTCCTCACAGACCTGTTATACTTGAAAATTTTTCTGTATGGCCCAATAaatgtcacccacaaaaattcttgcccctCACATTTTTCCTTGACCTTGATGGCTACACCACCACCCCAACTCTACCCCAAAAAAGTTTTGTAAATCAAAAGCCAGCAGCCAAACACCTAGTGATTTAAAAGCTTGTTTTAATACTGAACATTTACATGGACTGCCTGGTGTTCTTCCAATGCAGGTACCTTTGATTTTGAGACTAATGGCAGGTCAGCAGTAAAAATACTTTGGGAAGTTTCACATACAGGCTAAATTGCATATTGAGGGCTTATTTGGCAACCAGGAAACTTCCCAATATGTGAGATGAACAGTTAATCCCTCTGTTAGACTATTTCAACTGCTGACAAGCCCTGAACCTCAGGAGTTTCTGTTAATTTCAACACTGCTATTAGCAGGTAAGGTACTTTAAGTAACAATATAACTAGCATTATTGAGGTGTGAAAAGCTGACAGCAGGCTTATCCCACAAGAATTAGCAACAGCCTTTAAATCAGCTTAAAAAGTACCTTtaatattgaaatcaatggaagctgTCAAATGGCTGCCTACCTTATCTGCCCATGTGGCAAGTAGTTTATACTGTATACAGCAATCATATGCGGAACTTGAAAACCTAACATGGTGATGTTTTGCTTCCTGTGGGCTCTCACAGAAAGAAAATGTCTAGAAGCAAAACGGAGCTGTTTTGTTCTCTACACAAACCAAACTCACCCCCTGACCTCAGGCCACAGTAATACTGAAACATAAGTGTTAGTGATTATATCCATCTTCACAGGCTGCACTAGTATGAAATGGAGGAAATGGAAAAAACTTGTAATATTTCTCACTGCAGAGATTCTCTGCTGCTTTCTAACTCTACAACAGACATTTATAGCATGCAGTAATATCTGGTTCTGGGGGCAGGGTGTTCAGTTTTAACTATTACCATTTCCCACTCCACTCTACACAGATCAAAAGAAATCAAGAGGCTCCAAAAGTGATGCTCAATGCTTTGGCAACACAGGCCAGAGGAATGGCACAGAGCCTGTCCATGTATTAGCTCACACCCTGGGTGCCAGGACTGGGCCCTagggccccatgccacccccacccagccccgtaTACCCACATCAGGCCTCGCACCCGTGACCGAATGCACGCAAATCTGCAGGGagtcccacgggccagatgacacagtgctggggaccagatctggcctgcaggccagatgctgaGCAGTCAGGGACTATGGCATTAGCCCACCTGCCCTTGTGAGGAACCCTGGCAATCCCAATTTCAGTGGGCAGAACAACTGCAGGGCTGCAAGGTGCACTTTGGGGGCCTG
This genomic window contains:
- the PIGF gene encoding phosphatidylinositol-glycan biosynthesis class F protein isoform X2, with the translated sequence MKDTEIKKLLFAHIFCVVSIILSTVVPSFFLENFSVLGTHLTWLCICSACVTTVNIFLYIIVKPNPSSKRSSFAHKISRFLKCCIYFFMSCIVFHGIIVLYGAPLIESVLETFLFAVLLSTFTTLNCLCMLGPNIQAWIRVFSKNGAMSIWDNSLQITTMCSIVGAWLGAFPIPLDWDRPWQLDQPEDVRT
- the PIGF gene encoding phosphatidylinositol-glycan biosynthesis class F protein isoform X3 — protein: MKDTEIKKLLFAHIFCVVSIILSTVVPSFFLENFSVLGTHLTWLCICSACVTTVNIFLYIIVKPNPSSKRSSFAHKISRFLKCCIYFFMSCIVFHGIIVLYGAPLIESVLETFLFAVLLSTFTTLNCLCMLGPNIQAWIRVFSKNGAMSIWDNSLQITTMCSIVGAWLGAFPIPLDWDRPWQNFCSEV